In the Hordeum vulgare subsp. vulgare chromosome 7H, MorexV3_pseudomolecules_assembly, whole genome shotgun sequence genome, one interval contains:
- the LOC123412543 gene encoding tryptophan decarboxylase 1-like has protein sequence MGSLDANPMSFSAFPDDKAAFEPLNPQDVRAYLHKAVDFISDYYTNVESMPVLPNVKPGYLQDELSASPPTYSAPFDVTMKELRTSVVPGMTHWASPNFFAFFPSTNSAAAIAGDLIASAMNTVGFTWQASPAATEMEVLALDWLAQLLRLPTTFMNRTSTGRGTGGGVILGTTSEAMLVTLVAARDAALRRSGSIGVSHLPRLAVYAADQTHSTFFKACRLAGFDPANIRSIPTGPETNYGLDPAKLLEAMQADVDAGLVPTYVCATVGTTSSNAVDPVGAIADVAAMFNAWVHVDAAYAGSACICPEFRHHLDGVERVDSISMSPHKWLLTCLDCTCLYVRDAHRLSDSLETNPEYLKNDATDSGEVTDLKDMQVGVGRRFRGLKLWMVMRTYGTAKLQEHIRSDVAMAKMFEDFVCADNRFEVVVPRNFALVCFRIKPNGAMTEEDADEANRVLMENLNKTGKAYLAHTVVGDRFVLRFAVGSSLQEERHVRSAWDLIKKTASSIMD, from the coding sequence ATGGGCAGCTTGGACGCCAACCCAATGTCCTTCTCCGCCTTCCCTGACGACAAGGCCGCGTTCGAGCCGCTCAACCCCCAAGATGTTCGTGCATACCTCCACAAGGCAGTGGACTTCATCTCCGACTACTACACCAACGTCGAGTCCATGCCCGTTCTCCCTAACGTGAAGCCGGGATACCTCCAAGACGAGCTCAGCGCGTCCCCACCGACCTACTCCGCTCCGTTCGATGTCACTATGAAGGAGCTCAGGACGTCCGTCGTCCCCGGCATGACGCACTGGGCTAGCCCAAACTTCTTTGCCTTCTTCCCCTCAACCAACAGCGCCGCTGCCATCGCCGGTGACCTCATCGCATCTGCCATGAACACCGTTGGATTCACATGGCAGGCCTCCCCCGCGGCCACTGAGATGGAGGTTCTCGCTCTCGACTGGCTTGCACAGCTTTTGCGCCTACCCACCACCTTCATGAACCGCACCAGCACTGGTCGTGGCACCGGCGGTGGCGTCATCCTTGGCACGACCAGTGAGGCAATGCTTGTCACGCTAGTCGCCGCCCGTGACGCGGCGCTGCGTCGGAGCGGCTCGATCGGCGTGTCACACCTGCCACGCCTGGCTGTCTACGCCGCCGACCAAACGCACTCCACATTCTTCAAGGCATGCCGCCTGGCTGGCTTCGACCCTGCCAACATCCGCTCCATTCCCACGGGGCCGGAAACTAACTACGGGCTTGACCCAGCTAAGCTTCTCGAGGCAATGCAAGCTGATGTTGACGCCGGTCTCGTGCCAACATATGTCTGCGCCACGGTCGGCACCACATCTTCCAACGCTGTCGACCCAGTGGGCGCCATTGCCGACGTTGCCGCCATGTTCAATGCATGGGTCCATGTCGATGCTGCCTATGCTGGCAGTGCTTGTATCTGCCCGGAGTTTCGACATCATCTTGACGGAGTCGAGCGCGTGGACTCCATTAGCATGAGCCCACATAAGTGGCTTCTCACGTGCCTCGATTGCACATGCCTCTACGTTCGCGATGCTCACCGATTGAGTGACTCATTGGAGACCAACCCGGAGTACCTCAAGAACGATGCTACTGATTCCGGTGAGGTCACCGATCTTAAGGACATGCAGGTCGGCGTCGGTCGGCGCTTCCGTGGGCTCAAGCTTTGGATGGTCATGCGCACCTATGGTACCGCAAAGCTTCAAGAACACATCCGTAGTGATGTTGCCATGGCTAAGATGTTTGAAGATTTTGTCTGTGCCGACAACAGGTTTGAGGTGGTCGTACCGAGGAACTTTGCTCTTGTGTGCTTTAGGATCAAGCCAAATGGAGCCATGACGgaagaggacgccgacgaggccaACCGTGTGCTAATGGAGAATCTGAACAAAACGGGCAAGGCATATCTTGCGCACACGGTGGTCGGTGACAGGTTCGTGCTCCGGTTTGCGGTTGGCTCGTCGCTGCAGGAGGAGAGGCATGTGAGGAGTGCATGGGACCTCATCAAGAAGACTGCGAGCAGCATAATGGATTGA